The Aminithiophilus ramosus genome contains a region encoding:
- a CDS encoding MerR family transcriptional regulator has protein sequence MERLSIGEMAAINGVSIQTLRLYDRLGLLKPQSVDANRYRYYDIKQSARLDMIQNLQLLGMSLRQIKAQLDRQDVSVIQELLELQKKRLDEEIDRLRATRKSVERTLVNYRRYHSAPRDGTIFTEFMPERKIYLYDSGINFYDFGLDTYEYILRELKTHIALNRLPMAYFCNVGTLMRQNRLAEGDFVSTEVFIFVDDDFQCSSNVKTLPSQIYLCISCDNFHKEKRYAGRLLAHASEKGYLFAGDYLCEVITDLPVFVDNERAMSIKLQIPIKF, from the coding sequence ATGGAGAGACTGTCCATCGGTGAAATGGCCGCGATCAACGGCGTCTCGATCCAGACGCTGCGGCTCTATGACCGGCTGGGCCTGCTCAAGCCCCAATCCGTCGACGCCAACCGCTACAGATACTACGACATCAAACAGTCCGCCCGACTCGACATGATCCAGAACCTCCAGCTCCTCGGGATGTCCCTCCGGCAGATCAAGGCCCAGCTCGACAGGCAGGACGTGTCGGTCATCCAGGAACTCCTCGAACTGCAGAAAAAACGGCTCGACGAAGAGATCGACCGGCTCCGTGCCACAAGGAAATCGGTGGAACGGACTCTCGTCAACTACAGGCGCTACCACTCCGCCCCCCGGGACGGCACGATCTTCACCGAATTCATGCCCGAGAGGAAGATCTACCTCTACGACAGCGGCATCAACTTCTACGACTTCGGCCTCGACACCTACGAATACATCCTGCGCGAGTTGAAGACGCACATCGCCCTCAACAGGCTCCCCATGGCCTATTTCTGCAACGTCGGCACCCTGATGCGGCAGAATCGGCTCGCCGAAGGGGATTTCGTCTCCACCGAGGTCTTCATCTTCGTCGACGACGACTTCCAGTGCAGCTCCAACGTGAAAACGCTTCCCTCTCAGATCTACCTCTGCATCTCCTGCGACAATTTCCACAAGGAAAAGCGCTACGCCGGACGCCTTCTCGCCCACGCCTCCGAGAAGGGCTACCTCTTCGCCGGCGACTACCTCTGCGAGGTCATAACGGACCTCCCCGTTTTCGTCGACAACGAGCGGGCCATGTCCATCAAACTCCAGATCCCGATAAAGTTTTAA
- a CDS encoding DUF1254 domain-containing protein: MKERGRFLRRLPLLLIVSLVPLFGCSSSDRALTAEEARSLAREAYIFAFPMMENYKTMQAQALLPGRFNVFTHSTRLQDPSYTDIVRPNNDTLYSTLWLDLRAEPMVISAPAVEDRYVSFQLVDMYTYNFGYVGTRTTGRGARTFLVAGPNWQGEKPNGVDDLFRSEGDFVLCLGRTLVDGTVEGDLETVLALQRNYVARPLSAFLDQAAPEAPSGDIFPLYVKDLAESASFIGYFNFLLANLVVDPSEEELIESFGAIGIAPGLLFDERNYDEAILAAVEEGIAQALDEIAHSAASLSESRNGWNLAKRIFGSREQLQGEYLVRAGAAYVGLYGNDLEEAYYPSANTAIDGEPLDASANAYEISFGADELPPVGEGGFWSLTLYDLPDQFLVANAIGRYSIGDRTPGLVFGPDGSLTLYIQKDTPGAGRESNWLPAPDGPFSLTLRIYLPDEEALDPLYAPPGLTGRTAP; encoded by the coding sequence ATGAAGGAAAGAGGCCGATTTCTGCGGCGCCTGCCGCTGCTTCTCATCGTCTCTCTCGTCCCTCTTTTCGGCTGCTCCTCGTCGGATCGGGCTCTTACGGCCGAAGAGGCCCGCTCCCTGGCCAGGGAGGCCTACATCTTCGCCTTCCCCATGATGGAGAACTACAAGACCATGCAGGCCCAGGCCCTTCTCCCCGGGAGATTCAACGTCTTCACTCACTCCACCCGTCTTCAGGACCCGAGCTACACCGACATCGTCCGTCCCAACAACGACACCCTCTACTCGACGCTCTGGCTCGACCTTCGGGCCGAGCCGATGGTGATCAGCGCACCGGCCGTCGAGGACCGCTACGTCTCCTTCCAGCTCGTCGACATGTACACCTACAACTTCGGCTACGTCGGGACGCGGACGACGGGTAGGGGAGCCCGTACCTTCTTGGTCGCGGGACCGAACTGGCAGGGAGAGAAACCGAACGGCGTCGACGATCTCTTCCGCAGCGAGGGCGATTTCGTCCTCTGCCTGGGCCGAACACTCGTCGACGGGACCGTCGAGGGAGACCTCGAAACGGTCCTCGCCCTTCAGCGGAACTACGTCGCCCGCCCCCTCTCCGCCTTCCTGGACCAGGCCGCTCCCGAGGCTCCTTCCGGAGACATCTTCCCTCTCTACGTGAAAGACCTGGCCGAGTCGGCCTCGTTCATCGGCTACTTCAACTTCCTCCTGGCCAACCTCGTCGTCGATCCCTCGGAGGAGGAGCTCATCGAGAGCTTCGGAGCCATCGGCATCGCTCCCGGTCTCCTTTTCGACGAGAGGAACTACGACGAGGCGATTCTGGCGGCCGTCGAGGAGGGCATCGCCCAGGCGCTCGACGAGATCGCCCACTCGGCCGCCTCTTTGAGCGAGAGCCGGAACGGCTGGAATCTGGCCAAACGCATCTTCGGCAGCCGGGAGCAACTGCAGGGAGAGTATCTCGTCCGGGCCGGAGCGGCCTATGTGGGCCTTTACGGAAACGACCTCGAGGAGGCCTACTATCCCAGCGCCAACACGGCTATCGACGGAGAACCTCTTGACGCCTCGGCGAACGCCTACGAGATCTCCTTCGGCGCCGACGAGCTCCCTCCCGTCGGCGAAGGCGGCTTCTGGTCCCTCACCCTCTACGACCTCCCCGACCAGTTCCTCGTGGCGAACGCCATCGGCCGCTACTCCATCGGCGACAGGACGCCGGGCCTCGTCTTCGGCCCCGACGGCTCTCTGACGCTCTACATCCAGAAGGACACTCCCGGCGCCGGGAGGGAATCGAACTGGCTTCCCGCTCCCGACGGCCCCTTCTCCCTCACGCTGCGCATCTACCTTCCCGACGAGGAGGCCCTCGACCCCCTCTACGCCCCTCCGGGGCTGACCGGCAGGACTGCACCTTAG
- a CDS encoding dicarboxylate/amino acid:cation symporter: MGKEALVFKPLGDLFLNALFMIVVPLVFTTICSAVANMASMSRLGRVMGALVAVFLVTGAIAALLMLVTVKLYPPAAGTALALTAPEEFQPLSTADQIVKAFTVSDFQDLLSRRHMLPLILFSLLFGVSLQMLGERARPLSRAIAVAADAMLNLVRIVMYYAPIGLAAYFAALVGDFGPNLLGAYMRSMVVYHVVTFGYFFIAFTLYAWIATEGKGLALFWKNIIPPAVTALGTQSSTATLPVNLAAAARMGIPADIREMVLPIGATAHMEGSCLSGILKIAFLFGIFNMPFAGVGTYASAVAVAVLSGVVLSGIPGGGLVGEMLIVSLYGFPPEAFPIVATIGFLVDPAATMVNATGDTCSSLLISRIVEGKGWFLRGQRALGGGERD, encoded by the coding sequence ATGGGCAAGGAGGCCCTCGTCTTCAAACCCCTGGGAGACCTCTTTCTGAACGCCCTGTTCATGATCGTCGTCCCCCTCGTCTTCACCACCATCTGCAGCGCCGTGGCCAACATGGCCTCCATGAGCCGTCTCGGCCGCGTCATGGGCGCCCTCGTCGCGGTCTTTCTCGTCACCGGCGCCATCGCCGCCCTCCTCATGCTCGTCACCGTCAAGCTCTATCCTCCCGCAGCGGGAACGGCGTTGGCCCTGACGGCCCCCGAGGAGTTCCAGCCCCTCAGCACGGCCGACCAAATCGTCAAGGCCTTCACCGTCAGCGACTTCCAGGACCTCCTCTCGCGGCGTCACATGCTGCCGCTGATCCTCTTCTCCCTTCTTTTCGGCGTCAGCCTCCAGATGCTGGGAGAGCGGGCCCGCCCCCTCTCGCGGGCCATTGCCGTCGCCGCCGACGCCATGCTCAATCTCGTCAGAATCGTCATGTACTACGCTCCCATAGGCTTGGCGGCCTACTTCGCCGCCCTCGTCGGCGACTTCGGCCCCAATCTCCTCGGCGCCTACATGCGCTCCATGGTCGTCTACCACGTCGTCACCTTCGGCTACTTTTTCATCGCCTTCACCCTCTACGCCTGGATCGCCACCGAGGGCAAAGGTCTTGCCCTTTTCTGGAAGAACATCATCCCCCCCGCCGTAACGGCCCTGGGGACTCAGAGCAGCACGGCCACGCTGCCCGTCAACCTCGCGGCGGCGGCCCGCATGGGCATTCCCGCCGACATCCGCGAGATGGTCCTTCCCATCGGGGCCACGGCCCACATGGAAGGTTCCTGCCTGAGCGGGATCCTCAAGATCGCCTTCCTTTTCGGCATCTTCAACATGCCCTTTGCCGGCGTCGGCACCTACGCCAGCGCCGTGGCCGTCGCCGTCCTGAGCGGCGTCGTCCTCTCAGGAATTCCCGGCGGCGGACTGGTCGGCGAAATGCTCATCGTCAGCCTCTACGGCTTCCCCCCCGAGGCCTTCCCCATCGTGGCCACCATCGGCTTTCTCGTCGATCCCGCGGCCACGATGGTCAATGCCACGGGCGACACCTGCTCCTCCCTGCTCATCTCGCGGATCGTCGAGGGCAAGGGGTGGTTTCTCCGGGGACAGAGAGCCCTCGGAGGCGGCGAAAGGGACTGA
- a CDS encoding YbjQ family protein yields MIVTTTHAVEGKKIGRYLGIAFGEVIVGANFFKDFKAGLTNFFGGRSGAYEEELQRARDKALAEMEARASALGADAVVGMLVNYEVIGSNGQNMLMVTVCGTAVRLETL; encoded by the coding sequence GTGATCGTGACGACGACGCACGCCGTCGAGGGGAAGAAGATCGGCCGCTATCTGGGCATCGCCTTCGGCGAAGTGATCGTGGGAGCCAATTTTTTCAAGGATTTCAAGGCTGGGCTGACGAATTTCTTCGGCGGCCGCTCGGGAGCCTACGAGGAAGAGCTCCAGAGAGCCCGCGACAAGGCTCTGGCCGAGATGGAGGCGAGGGCCTCGGCGTTGGGAGCTGACGCCGTCGTCGGCATGCTCGTCAACTACGAGGTCATCGGCAGCAACGGCCAGAACATGCTGATGGTCACCGTCTGCGGAACGGCCGTCAGGCTGGAGACGCTCTGA
- a CDS encoding MetQ/NlpA family ABC transporter substrate-binding protein, producing the protein MKKTFVVLALLALYALVALPASAEPEKLKVGATAGPHAEILEFVKEGARDLGLDIEVVEFSDYIAPNAALDQGDLDANSYQHQFFLDTQNKDRGYHLVSIAKTAVCPMGFYSKKLKSIDELADGATVAVPNDPANVGRALVLLEQKGFIKLAEGVGYRASVLDVVENPKKLKLIEIEAPQLPRSLDDVDLGAVNVNYAVDAGLSPLEDALLIEDAATSPFANILVVREADKDRPALRKLVEAYQTDAVKTFMLERFKGAFVPAW; encoded by the coding sequence GTGAAGAAGACCTTTGTCGTCCTTGCGCTGCTCGCTCTGTATGCCCTTGTCGCCCTTCCCGCCTCGGCGGAGCCGGAGAAATTGAAGGTGGGGGCCACGGCGGGCCCTCACGCGGAGATCCTGGAGTTCGTCAAGGAGGGAGCCCGAGACCTGGGCCTCGATATCGAAGTCGTCGAGTTCAGCGACTACATCGCCCCCAACGCGGCCCTCGATCAGGGCGATCTCGACGCCAACTCCTACCAGCATCAGTTCTTCCTGGACACGCAGAACAAGGACCGGGGCTACCACCTCGTCTCCATAGCCAAGACGGCCGTCTGCCCCATGGGCTTCTATTCCAAGAAGCTCAAGAGCATCGACGAGCTGGCCGACGGTGCCACCGTGGCCGTCCCCAACGATCCGGCCAACGTCGGGCGTGCCCTCGTCCTGCTGGAGCAGAAGGGATTCATCAAGCTCGCTGAAGGCGTTGGCTACAGGGCTTCCGTCCTCGACGTCGTCGAGAACCCCAAGAAGCTGAAGCTCATCGAGATCGAGGCACCTCAGCTTCCCCGCTCCCTCGATGACGTCGATCTGGGCGCCGTCAACGTCAACTACGCCGTCGATGCCGGTCTCTCTCCCCTTGAGGATGCCCTTCTCATCGAAGACGCGGCGACGTCGCCTTTCGCCAACATCCTCGTCGTCCGCGAGGCCGACAAGGATCGCCCCGCCCTTCGGAAACTCGTCGAGGCCTACCAGACCGATGCCGTCAAGACCTTCATGCTCGAACGCTTCAAGGGGGCCTTCGTACCGGCGTGGTAG
- a CDS encoding methionine ABC transporter ATP-binding protein, translating into MAISLRGLTKVYGTGATALKALDAIDLDVPDGSIFGIIGSSGAGKSTLIRCVNLLERPTAGTVIVGGVDFTALAEADLREARKKVGMIFQSFNLLARRTVFGNVALPLELAGWSKEKIGPRVDELLDLVGLADRRNHYPSQLSGGQKQRVGIARALANGPDVLLSDEATSALDPKTTQSILELLRDINERLGLTILLITHEMNVIKAVCHNVAVIDEGRIVEQGPVLDVFTDPRETATRDLLGEIIGVDLPDSFGGLDFSRETIEGGDVVVQLRFFGNVAAEPVMSDLVRRFDVDVNILTAHIDHIRNVPYGTLVVGLSGDEGQRRAALKHLESLDLKVEVVGHVGKALGAAV; encoded by the coding sequence ATGGCCATTTCCCTCAGGGGATTGACGAAAGTTTACGGCACGGGAGCGACGGCTCTCAAGGCTCTTGACGCCATCGATCTCGACGTCCCCGACGGGTCGATCTTCGGCATCATCGGCTCCAGCGGGGCCGGCAAGAGCACCCTCATCCGCTGCGTCAACCTGCTCGAGCGCCCCACGGCGGGGACGGTCATCGTCGGCGGCGTCGATTTCACGGCCCTGGCCGAGGCCGACCTCCGCGAGGCGCGCAAGAAGGTGGGCATGATCTTCCAGTCCTTCAACCTCCTGGCGCGGCGGACCGTCTTCGGCAACGTGGCCCTTCCCCTGGAGCTGGCCGGCTGGTCGAAGGAGAAGATCGGTCCCCGCGTCGACGAACTCCTCGATCTGGTGGGCCTGGCCGATCGGCGGAATCACTACCCTTCCCAGCTTTCGGGAGGGCAGAAACAGAGGGTGGGCATCGCCCGCGCCCTGGCCAACGGCCCCGACGTGCTCCTTTCCGACGAGGCCACGTCGGCCCTCGACCCGAAGACGACGCAGTCCATCCTGGAACTCCTTCGCGACATCAACGAGAGACTGGGGCTGACGATTCTCCTCATCACCCACGAGATGAACGTCATCAAGGCCGTCTGCCACAACGTGGCCGTCATCGACGAGGGGCGCATCGTCGAACAGGGGCCCGTCCTCGACGTCTTCACCGATCCCCGCGAGACGGCGACGCGCGACCTTCTGGGCGAGATCATCGGCGTCGATCTCCCCGACAGCTTCGGGGGGCTCGACTTCTCCCGCGAGACCATCGAGGGCGGCGACGTGGTCGTTCAGCTTCGCTTCTTCGGCAACGTCGCCGCCGAGCCCGTCATGTCCGATCTGGTGCGGCGTTTCGACGTCGACGTCAACATCCTGACGGCCCACATCGATCACATCCGCAACGTCCCCTACGGAACGCTCGTCGTCGGCCTCTCCGGCGACGAGGGGCAGCGCCGGGCGGCGCTGAAACATCTCGAGTCCCTCGATCTCAAAGTGGAGGTGGTCGGCCATGTCGGCAAAGCTCTTGGCGCTGCTGTTTAG
- a CDS encoding methionine ABC transporter permease, with protein sequence MALLFSSLADTLYMVGVSSLIAFLFGLPLGVVLLVTEKGQLLESAVINRLLGSVVNAARSTPFIILMVLLIPVTRAIVGTSIGTNAAIVPLAIAATPFVGRVIEGALREVDGGVVEAALSMGASPWQIIVKVLLPEALPAIVVGLTLSVINLIGYSAMAGAIGGGGLGDLAIRYGYQRFRLDVMFLTVVVLIALVHLCQGLGDLLARRLRRDGRN encoded by the coding sequence TTGGCGCTGCTGTTTAGCTCCCTGGCCGACACGCTCTACATGGTGGGCGTATCGAGTCTCATCGCCTTCCTCTTCGGCCTGCCCCTGGGTGTCGTCCTTCTCGTGACGGAGAAGGGGCAGCTTCTCGAAAGTGCCGTCATCAACCGTCTTCTGGGCTCCGTCGTCAACGCGGCCCGATCGACGCCCTTCATCATCCTCATGGTCCTCCTCATCCCCGTGACGCGGGCCATCGTGGGGACCTCCATCGGCACTAACGCCGCCATCGTCCCTCTGGCCATCGCGGCCACGCCTTTCGTGGGCCGCGTCATCGAGGGGGCTCTGAGGGAAGTGGACGGTGGCGTCGTCGAGGCGGCGCTCTCCATGGGGGCCTCGCCCTGGCAGATCATCGTCAAGGTCCTCCTGCCCGAGGCCCTTCCGGCCATCGTCGTCGGTCTCACCCTTTCGGTGATCAACCTCATCGGCTACTCGGCCATGGCCGGGGCCATCGGCGGCGGCGGCCTGGGCGACCTGGCCATCCGCTACGGCTATCAGCGCTTCCGCCTCGACGTCATGTTCCTGACCGTCGTCGTCCTCATCGCCCTCGTCCACCTCTGCCAGGGGCTGGGCGACCTCCTGGCCCGAAGGCTCCGTCGCGACGGAAGGAACTGA
- a CDS encoding GNAT family N-acetyltransferase, which produces MDIRSLGYRTDLIFPRFDGEIFDRGGYLVALTPQNPSFFWGNFVLFPGPPGAGDLKRWKGVFDEEVRSRLDVDHYAFGWDGVDGEMGEIGPFDAEGFSLNRSVVLAADRVTIPRKYDRSVVVRPIEGDDEWEEATRNQIACSDPCFDPENYKIFKDGQMARYRKMAASGLGFWFGAFLEEKLVADLGIFSTGSLGRFQNVGTHPDYRRRGICGALVHQASLFVLDTMKVETLVMVADKDYHALAIYESVGFIPKERQVGAYWWGKKR; this is translated from the coding sequence ATGGATATTCGATCGCTGGGCTACCGCACGGACCTCATCTTTCCCCGCTTCGATGGGGAGATCTTCGATCGCGGCGGCTATCTGGTGGCCCTGACGCCTCAGAATCCCTCCTTCTTCTGGGGGAACTTCGTCCTTTTTCCGGGTCCTCCCGGCGCGGGCGATCTGAAAAGGTGGAAGGGCGTCTTCGACGAGGAGGTCCGCTCGAGGCTGGATGTCGACCATTACGCCTTCGGATGGGACGGGGTCGATGGGGAGATGGGCGAGATCGGGCCCTTCGATGCGGAGGGATTCAGCCTCAATCGCTCCGTCGTCCTCGCCGCCGACCGTGTCACGATCCCCCGGAAGTACGATCGGTCCGTCGTCGTGAGACCCATCGAGGGCGATGACGAGTGGGAAGAGGCGACACGAAACCAGATCGCCTGTTCCGACCCCTGCTTCGATCCCGAAAACTACAAGATCTTTAAAGACGGGCAGATGGCTCGGTACAGGAAAATGGCGGCTTCAGGCTTGGGTTTCTGGTTCGGCGCCTTCCTGGAGGAGAAGCTCGTGGCGGATCTGGGGATTTTCTCGACGGGGAGTTTGGGACGCTTCCAGAACGTGGGGACTCATCCGGACTATCGCCGCAGGGGCATATGCGGTGCTCTCGTCCATCAGGCCAGCCTTTTCGTCCTGGACACAATGAAAGTCGAGACGTTGGTGATGGTCGCCGATAAAGACTACCATGCCTTGGCCATTTATGAGTCGGTCGGTTTCATCCCAAAGGAACGTCAGGTCGGAGCCTACTGGTGGGGAAAAAAGAGGTAG
- a CDS encoding MFS transporter, translated as MTEECRTAPKGYGYRWIVWAIMLASYMVVFFHRLAAAVVRQNLVDDFGLSGSAFGSLASMYFYAYMVMQIPVGYLADSLGARATVTFGMTLAGAGSLLFGMAQGTTLLFAGRFLVGIGVSTVFIATLKVLSMWFRERDFGTLSGVTNLVGSLGGVLAQAPLAWAVAAFTWRTTFVAIGALSLLLGGLCWLLIRNAPADMGLAPLNAAPPTRGKPSLAEGFRAILSNWRIWPAALFYASIMGIYLAFSGAWGISYIEKVYGLARPAAAAIASYIVFGAMAGGIMTGGLSDRIGRRKPVILTMTALFCLCLTPLVFWNGGMPPQALLRPLFFVMGVTSTAFILTWAVAKEINVPRYTGMAVALVNTVAFGGAALITTAMGVILDRMPDAAPLVQYRALFSFALACSLFGIACALLIPETRCRNITVAAAEKG; from the coding sequence ATGACTGAAGAATGCAGAACGGCACCGAAGGGCTACGGCTACCGCTGGATCGTCTGGGCCATCATGCTCGCCTCCTACATGGTCGTCTTCTTCCACCGTCTCGCCGCCGCCGTCGTCCGCCAGAATCTCGTCGACGACTTCGGCCTCAGCGGCTCGGCCTTCGGGTCTCTGGCATCGATGTACTTCTACGCCTATATGGTCATGCAGATCCCCGTGGGCTACCTGGCCGATTCGCTGGGAGCGCGGGCCACCGTCACCTTCGGCATGACCCTGGCCGGGGCGGGCTCGCTTCTTTTCGGCATGGCCCAGGGAACGACCCTTCTTTTCGCCGGCCGCTTCCTCGTCGGCATCGGCGTCTCGACGGTCTTCATCGCCACCCTCAAGGTCCTCTCCATGTGGTTCCGCGAGCGCGACTTCGGCACCCTCTCGGGCGTGACCAACCTCGTCGGAAGTCTGGGCGGCGTCCTGGCCCAGGCCCCTCTGGCCTGGGCCGTGGCGGCCTTCACCTGGAGGACGACCTTCGTCGCCATCGGCGCCCTCTCGCTCCTCCTCGGAGGCCTCTGCTGGCTTCTGATCCGCAACGCCCCCGCCGACATGGGGCTGGCCCCTCTCAACGCCGCCCCGCCGACGCGGGGGAAACCCTCCCTCGCCGAGGGATTCCGGGCCATCCTCTCCAACTGGCGCATCTGGCCGGCGGCCCTTTTCTACGCCTCCATCATGGGGATCTACCTGGCCTTCTCCGGCGCCTGGGGAATCTCCTACATCGAGAAGGTCTACGGCCTGGCCCGCCCGGCGGCGGCGGCCATCGCCTCCTACATCGTCTTCGGCGCCATGGCCGGAGGCATCATGACGGGCGGCCTCTCGGACCGCATCGGCCGCCGCAAGCCCGTCATCCTCACCATGACGGCCCTCTTCTGTCTCTGTCTCACGCCTCTGGTCTTCTGGAACGGCGGCATGCCCCCCCAGGCCCTCCTCAGGCCCCTTTTCTTCGTCATGGGCGTCACCTCGACGGCCTTCATCCTCACCTGGGCCGTGGCCAAGGAGATCAACGTCCCCCGCTACACGGGCATGGCCGTGGCCCTCGTCAACACCGTCGCCTTCGGCGGAGCGGCCCTCATCACGACGGCCATGGGCGTGATCCTCGACAGAATGCCCGACGCCGCCCCCCTCGTCCAGTACCGGGCCCTCTTCTCCTTCGCCCTGGCCTGCTCCCTCTTCGGAATCGCCTGCGCCCTCCTCATCCCCGAGACGCGGTGCCGCAACATCACCGTCGCCGCGGCGGAAAAGGGCTGA
- a CDS encoding phenylacetate--CoA ligase family protein: MTTGLLEHLATGTPSLLNRLHRSLNQAMRSPAYREKLGLSRADEVTNLDRFAELPFLTKEDLRRHSPFGLCCADEQEIVRVHSTSGTTGDPVVIPYTARDVETFAALMARALSMAGMTDGDRAMVTPGYGLWTAGIGFQTGVERLGACAIPTGPIAMEMQMAFLRKMNPSYLIGTASMALLLGETIRREGLTPSLKGAILGAEQWGDGRRAVIERLLGAKTFDIYGMTETYGPGIAIECACQEGLHYWDDLFYFEVIDPATGTVLPEGETGELVITTLVKEGLPLIRYRTRDLAAILPGTCRCGSPYPRISRILGRSDDMITYRGVNLFPSSVEKLVAETPGLGSEFRIVLTTEEGKDCLDLEVERSCDGGDEPAKDLARKMKMTLSALPRVRLLPPGGLGREMKKTRRVFDNRSR, from the coding sequence ATGACCACAGGACTTTTGGAGCACCTCGCGACGGGAACCCCCTCTCTCCTGAATCGCCTGCACCGAAGCCTCAACCAGGCGATGCGAAGCCCGGCCTACCGGGAAAAGCTGGGACTGAGCCGCGCCGATGAGGTGACGAACCTCGACCGCTTCGCCGAACTTCCCTTCCTGACCAAGGAGGACCTGCGCCGCCACAGCCCCTTCGGCCTCTGCTGCGCCGACGAGCAGGAAATCGTCCGCGTCCACAGCACATCGGGAACGACGGGAGATCCCGTCGTCATCCCCTACACGGCCCGCGACGTGGAGACCTTCGCCGCGCTTATGGCCCGGGCCCTGTCCATGGCCGGCATGACGGACGGAGACAGGGCGATGGTGACGCCAGGCTACGGCCTCTGGACGGCCGGCATCGGCTTCCAGACCGGGGTGGAGCGCCTCGGTGCCTGCGCCATCCCCACGGGCCCCATCGCCATGGAGATGCAGATGGCCTTCCTCAGGAAGATGAACCCCTCCTACCTGATCGGAACGGCCTCCATGGCCCTCCTTCTGGGCGAGACGATCCGCCGCGAGGGGCTGACGCCGTCGCTGAAGGGAGCCATCCTCGGCGCCGAGCAGTGGGGCGACGGACGGAGAGCCGTCATCGAGCGCCTTCTCGGAGCCAAGACCTTCGACATCTACGGCATGACCGAGACCTACGGACCGGGCATCGCCATCGAGTGTGCCTGCCAGGAGGGACTCCACTACTGGGACGACCTTTTCTACTTCGAGGTGATCGATCCCGCCACGGGAACGGTCCTTCCCGAGGGAGAGACGGGCGAGCTGGTCATAACGACGCTCGTCAAGGAGGGCCTTCCCCTCATCCGCTACAGGACCCGAGATCTGGCCGCCATCCTGCCCGGGACGTGCCGTTGCGGCTCACCCTACCCGCGAATCTCCCGGATCCTGGGCCGGTCCGACGACATGATCACCTACAGAGGCGTCAACCTCTTCCCCTCGTCCGTGGAAAAGCTCGTCGCCGAGACGCCGGGCCTGGGCAGCGAGTTCCGCATCGTCCTCACCACCGAAGAGGGCAAGGACTGCCTCGACCTGGAGGTGGAACGTTCCTGCGACGGCGGCGACGAACCGGCGAAGGATCTGGCCCGCAAGATGAAGATGACTCTCTCGGCCCTGCCCCGCGTCCGCCTTCTGCCGCCGGGCGGCCTGGGAAGGGAGATGAAAAAGACGCGCCGCGTCTTCGACAACCGCAGCCGATAG
- a CDS encoding MetQ/NlpA family ABC transporter substrate-binding protein has translation MLLLFAPAAEALVLRVGVSPVPHGELLKFVAPDLASQGIDVEIVLYEDYVGPNRDLVQGRLDANYFQNRLYLDGYNRDYGTDLVPVGSVHFERMGLYSSRYRSLGELPAGALVVHPSDSVNRGRAFHLLEDAGLIRLLPNVSLEAGPFDVADNPRKLRFQADAADRVMGRLADAALVVANCNYALEAGLDPARESLFEERVEPLFHNVVVVRRDDAGRREIALLVSALRSAKARDFMALAYGGAVTPVF, from the coding sequence GTGCTTTTGCTTTTCGCCCCCGCCGCCGAGGCTCTCGTCCTCCGGGTGGGGGTCAGCCCCGTTCCCCACGGGGAGCTGCTGAAGTTCGTGGCCCCCGACCTGGCCTCGCAGGGAATCGATGTCGAGATCGTCCTCTACGAGGACTACGTCGGCCCCAACAGGGACCTCGTCCAGGGACGTCTCGACGCCAACTACTTTCAGAACAGGCTCTACCTGGACGGCTACAACCGCGACTACGGGACCGACCTTGTGCCCGTCGGGTCCGTCCATTTCGAGCGGATGGGGCTTTATTCCTCCAGGTACAGGAGCCTCGGCGAGCTTCCCGCCGGCGCCCTCGTCGTCCACCCCTCCGACAGCGTCAACCGGGGACGGGCTTTTCATCTGCTCGAGGATGCGGGGCTGATCCGCCTTCTGCCCAACGTGAGCCTGGAGGCCGGTCCCTTCGATGTGGCCGATAACCCCCGCAAGCTCCGTTTTCAGGCCGACGCGGCCGATCGGGTGATGGGACGTCTCGCCGACGCGGCCTTGGTCGTGGCCAACTGCAACTACGCCCTGGAGGCGGGACTCGATCCGGCCCGAGAGAGCCTTTTCGAGGAGCGTGTCGAACCCTTGTTTCACAACGTCGTCGTCGTCCGTCGCGACGATGCCGGCAGACGGGAGATCGCCCTTCTCGTCTCGGCCCTCCGAAGCGCGAAGGCCCGGGACTTCATGGCCCTGGCCTACGGAGGGGCCGTGACGCCTGTCTTCTGA